One Drosophila santomea strain STO CAGO 1482 chromosome X, Prin_Dsan_1.1, whole genome shotgun sequence DNA segment encodes these proteins:
- the LOC120456167 gene encoding homeotic protein female sterile isoform X6 has product MSSSEPPPRYEPPVEPVNGIVQPPVIPPAERPGRNTNQLQYLIKTVMKVIWKHHFSWPFQQPVDAKKLNLPDYHKIIKQPMDMGTIKKRLENNYYWSAKETIHDFNTMFNNCYVYNKPGEDVVVMAQTLEKVFLQKIESMPKEELELEPVTAKGGKKKQRAPATPKSSSSGAGATTGSGTSSAAVTSGPGSGSTKVSAAASSAQQSGLQGATGAGGGSSSTPGTQPGSGAGGATAARPVSAMGGTVSSTAGGAPSIPPISTMPPHTVPGSTNTTTTAMAGGAGGPGAAAANRNAEALMASLLNTGQTGAYPGAPGQTAVNSSSLLDGSTAAVAAAAAAVAAAAAAGGAAGAAGGAGTIPAVAVNAANAVQAYVNAGVSVGVDAVIPPQQPAKIKKGVKRKADTTTPTANAFESPYAQMDSKSAKIATRRESNRQGSGYNMSPLGVSGVPGLGGLVAGGVAGVAVAKNKEKLSDALKSCNEILKELFSKKHSGYAWPFYKPVDAEMLGLHDYHDIIKKPMDLGTVKRKMDNREYKSAPEFAADVRLIFTNCYKYNPPDHDVVAMGRKLQDVFEMRYANIPDEPVANAAHHHGHGHGHGHGHGHSHGHGHGHGHGHGYGGSSSLKHDASDSSSEDSSDTENESNSDEERSAKLKMLESKLLGLQEEIRKLSEEASAKKKAKKKLKEKKKSMGGGSGSGSASHHGHAPGGGANAGGAGGPGSGGHGSVSVPGGVGALGAGGAGGANLNALLSGSLVGHGGAAVAGGVPNVGALHSQVHDVAMAFSQLAGGGAAAGAGFGAGVTAAGASSGGKAGTLAGALAAGAAAGAGGTTAGSGKGAKSKGGRGAKGSGAGGVGASNNAAAGNAAGGAAGAAAGAGSVGGVGGAGAAGGGNASKRAKGSSSAGAGGGVGGANASTGGAGARGSSKKKPSQVMNFDSEEEDTAKPMSYDEKRQLSLDINKLPGDKLGRVVHIIQNREPSLRDSNPDEIEIDFETLKPSTLRELESYVASCLRKKTRKPYYKKPSGKSKDEQMAEKKQELEKRLQDVTGQLGASKKTAKKDESASNKVEAVQPANPVSSSSSSSDSSSSSSSDSSSSDSSDSEAG; this is encoded by the exons atgtCGTCCAGTGAGCCACCGCCTCGTTACGAGCCACCCGTGGAGCCAGTCAATGGCATTGTACAGCCACCGGTGATTCCGCCAGCGGAGCGGCCCGGCCGCAATACGAACCAATTGCAATATCTGATCAAGACGGTGATGAAGGTGATATGGAAGCACCACTTTTCGTGGCCCTTTCAACAGCCCGTCGATGCCAAGAAGCTCAACCTGCCCGACTACCACAAGATCATCAAACAACCCATGGACATGGGTACGATCAAGAAGCGGCTGGAGAACAACTACTATTGGTCCGCCAAGGAGACCATACACGACTTCAATACGATGTTCAACAATTGCTATGTCTACAACAAGCCTGGCGAGGATGTAGTTGTTATGGCCCAGACGCTCGAGAAGGTCTTCCTGCAGAAGATCGAATCGATGCCTAAGGAGGAGCTCGAACTGGAGCCGGTTACGGCCAAGGGTGGAAAAAAGAAGCAACGGGCGCCGGCTACGCCCAAGTCATCGTCGAGTGGCGCTGGAGCAACCACGGGTTCTGGTACATCCTCGGCAGCAGTTACCAGCGGACCAGGTAGTGGCTCCACCAAAGTGTCAGCGGCTGCCTCATCCGCGCAACAGTCCGGCCTGCAAGGAGCGACGGGAGCAGGCGGTGGATCTTCAAGCACACCAGGAACTCAGCCGGGTTCCGGTGCGGGAGGAGCGACCGCCGCCCGACCCGTATCCGCCATGGGCGGCACGGTTTCATCGACGGCCGGCGGTGCACCGTCCATACCACCGATTAGCACAATGCCACCGCACACGGTACCCGGCAGCACCAATACGACGACGACAGCGATGGCTGGCGGCGCTGGTGGGCCAGGTGCAGCTGCAGCCAATCGCAATGCTGAAGCCCTTATGGCTAGTCTTCTAAATACGGGCCAAACGGGCGCCTATCCCGGTGCGCCCGGCCAGACGGCGGTCAATAGCTCCTCGCTTCTAGATGGCAGTACAGCCGCAGtagcggcggcggcagcagcagtagctgcagcggcggcggcgggaGGTGCAGCGGGAGccgctggaggagcaggaacaaTACCAGCAGTTGCCGTCAATGCCGCCAACGCCGTTCAGGCCTATGTGAATGCGGGCGTCAGCGTCGGAGTCGACGCCGTGATACCGCCTCAGCAGCCCGCCAAAATAAAGAAGGGCGTCAAACGGAAGGCGGACACAACCACGCCGACGGCCAATGCCTTTGAATCCCCGTACGCGCAAATGGACTCCAAATCGGCGAAGATTGCGACGCGGCGGGAGTCGAATCGTCAG GGCTCGGGATACAATATGTCGCCGCTTGGCGTCTCCGGAGTGCCCGGACTTGGCGGTCTAGTTGCCGGCGGCGTGGCTGGTGTTGCGGTGGCCAAGAACAAGGAGAAGCTGTCGGATGCGCTCAAGTCGTGCAACGAAATCCTCAAGGAGCTCTTCTCGAAGAAGCACTCGGGCTATGCTTGGCCGTTCTACAAGCCAGTGGACGCGGAAATGCTTGGCCTGCATGACTACCACGACATCATTAAGAAACCAATGGATCTGGGGACAGTCAAGCGGAAAATGGACAATCGCGAGTACAAGAGCGCGCCGGAATTCGCCGCCGACGTGCGATTAATATTCACCAACTGCTACAAGTACAATCCGCCAGATCACGATGTTGTGGCCATGGGTCGCAAGCTGCAGGACGTATTTGAGATGCGCTATGCCAACATCCCCGATGAGCCGGTGGCCAATGCGGCCCACCATCATGGACATGGCCACGGGCATGGTCACGGCCACGGCCACAGTCACGGTCATGGTcacggacatggccatggTCATGGATACGGCGGCTCCTCCTCACTCAAGCACGATGCCAGCGATTCGTCCAGCGAGGACTCCAGCGACACCGAGAACGAATCAAACTCGGATGAGGAGCGCAGCGCTAAGCTGAAGATGCTCGAGTCTAAGCTGCTCGGTCTGCAGGAGGAGATACGCAAGCTGTCAGAGGAGGCCTCCGCCAAAAAGAAGGCGAAGAAAAAACTCAAGGAAAAGAAGAAGTCAATGGGCGGCGGATCAGGCTCCGGTTCGGCCTCGCACCATGGTCACGCCCCGGGCGGCGGTGCAAATGCTGGCGGAGCAGGCGGTCCCGGATCCGGCGGCCATGGGAGCGTTTCCGTGCCAGGCGGTGTCGGTGCCTTGGGTGCCGGCGGAGCGGGCGGCGCTAATCTCAACGCGCTGCTCAGTGGTTCGTTGGTTGGCCATGGCGGAGCAGCCGTCGCAGGCGGCGTTCCCAATGTGGGTGCGTTGCACAGCCAGGTTCACGACGTGGCCATGGCATTTAGCCAGCTGGCGGGCGGCGGTGCCGCGGCCGGTGCTGGCTTTGGTGCCGGTGTgacagcagcaggagcatcGTCGGGCGGCAAGGCGGGCACCCTGGCCGGCGCTCTGGCAGCGGGCGCAGCGGCAGGTGCCGGCGGTACGACGGCTGGCAGCGGTAAAGGTGCTAAGAGCAAGGGCGGACGTGGCGCAAAGGGCAGCGGAGCCGGCGGCGTTGGAGCCAGCAATAATGCGGCTGCGGGCAATGCGGCTGGTGGCGCAGCGGGAGCTGCAGCGGGCGCTGGATCTGTGGGAGGTGTTGGCGGTGCTGGAGCAGCGGGCGGCGGCAATGCCTCCAAGCGGGCCAAGGGCAGCAGTTCGGCGGGCGCTGGCGGTGGTGTTGGTGGCGCGAATGCCAGCACCGGTGGCGCCGGCGCGCGCGGCAGCAGCAAGAAGAAACCTAGCCAGGTGATGAACTTTGActccgaggaggaggacaCGGCCAAGCCAATGTCGTATGATGAGAAGCGCCAGTTGTCGCTCGACATCAACAAGTTGCCAG GTGACAAGCTGGGCCGTGTGGTTCACATTATCCAGAATCGGGAGCCATCGCTGCGTGACTCCAACCCCGATGAAATAGAGATCGACTTTGAGACGCTGAAGCCGTCGACGCTGCGCGAGCTAGAAAGCTATGTGGCGTCGTGTTTGCGCAAAAAAACACGTAAGCCATATT ATAAAAAGCCGTCTGGCAAGTCGAAGGACGAGCAGATGGCCGAGAAGaagcaggagctggagaagcGCCTGCAGGACGTCACCGGCCAACTGGGGGCAAGCAAGAAAACCGCCAAGAAAG ATGAGTCCGCTTCGAACAAGGTCGAGGCAGTGCAGCCGGCGAATCCCGTGTCGTCGAGTTCCAGTTCCAGCGATTCGTCGTCGTCGAGTTCGAGTGATAGCAGTTCGAGTGACTCGAGCGACAGTGAAGCAGGTTAG
- the LOC120456167 gene encoding homeotic protein female sterile isoform X5 → MSSSEPPPRYEPPVEPVNGIVQPPVIPPAERPGRNTNQLQYLIKTVMKVIWKHHFSWPFQQPVDAKKLNLPDYHKIIKQPMDMGTIKKRLENNYYWSAKETIHDFNTMFNNCYVYNKPGEDVVVMAQTLEKVFLQKIESMPKEELELEPVTAKGGKKKQRAPATPKSSSSGAGATTGSGTSSAAVTSGPGSGSTKVSAAASSAQQSGLQGATGAGGGSSSTPGTQPGSGAGGATAARPVSAMGGTVSSTAGGAPSIPPISTMPPHTVPGSTNTTTTAMAGGAGGPGAAAANRNAEALMASLLNTGQTGAYPGAPGQTAVNSSSLLDGSTAAVAAAAAAVAAAAAAGGAAGAAGGAGTIPAVAVNAANAVQAYVNAGVSVGVDAVIPPQQPAKIKKGVKRKADTTTPTANAFESPYAQMDSKSAKIATRRESNRQDLTFQGSGYNMSPLGVSGVPGLGGLVAGGVAGVAVAKNKEKLSDALKSCNEILKELFSKKHSGYAWPFYKPVDAEMLGLHDYHDIIKKPMDLGTVKRKMDNREYKSAPEFAADVRLIFTNCYKYNPPDHDVVAMGRKLQDVFEMRYANIPDEPVANAAHHHGHGHGHGHGHGHSHGHGHGHGHGHGYGGSSSLKHDASDSSSEDSSDTENESNSDEERSAKLKMLESKLLGLQEEIRKLSEEASAKKKAKKKLKEKKKSMGGGSGSGSASHHGHAPGGGANAGGAGGPGSGGHGSVSVPGGVGALGAGGAGGANLNALLSGSLVGHGGAAVAGGVPNVGALHSQVHDVAMAFSQLAGGGAAAGAGFGAGVTAAGASSGGKAGTLAGALAAGAAAGAGGTTAGSGKGAKSKGGRGAKGSGAGGVGASNNAAAGNAAGGAAGAAAGAGSVGGVGGAGAAGGGNASKRAKGSSSAGAGGGVGGANASTGGAGARGSSKKKPSQVMNFDSEEEDTAKPMSYDEKRQLSLDINKLPGDKLGRVVHIIQNREPSLRDSNPDEIEIDFETLKPSTLRELESYVASCLRKKTRKPYYKKPSGKSKDEQMAEKKQELEKRLQDVTGQLGASKKTAKKDESASNKVEAVQPANPVSSSSSSSDSSSSSSSDSSSSDSSDSEAG, encoded by the exons atgtCGTCCAGTGAGCCACCGCCTCGTTACGAGCCACCCGTGGAGCCAGTCAATGGCATTGTACAGCCACCGGTGATTCCGCCAGCGGAGCGGCCCGGCCGCAATACGAACCAATTGCAATATCTGATCAAGACGGTGATGAAGGTGATATGGAAGCACCACTTTTCGTGGCCCTTTCAACAGCCCGTCGATGCCAAGAAGCTCAACCTGCCCGACTACCACAAGATCATCAAACAACCCATGGACATGGGTACGATCAAGAAGCGGCTGGAGAACAACTACTATTGGTCCGCCAAGGAGACCATACACGACTTCAATACGATGTTCAACAATTGCTATGTCTACAACAAGCCTGGCGAGGATGTAGTTGTTATGGCCCAGACGCTCGAGAAGGTCTTCCTGCAGAAGATCGAATCGATGCCTAAGGAGGAGCTCGAACTGGAGCCGGTTACGGCCAAGGGTGGAAAAAAGAAGCAACGGGCGCCGGCTACGCCCAAGTCATCGTCGAGTGGCGCTGGAGCAACCACGGGTTCTGGTACATCCTCGGCAGCAGTTACCAGCGGACCAGGTAGTGGCTCCACCAAAGTGTCAGCGGCTGCCTCATCCGCGCAACAGTCCGGCCTGCAAGGAGCGACGGGAGCAGGCGGTGGATCTTCAAGCACACCAGGAACTCAGCCGGGTTCCGGTGCGGGAGGAGCGACCGCCGCCCGACCCGTATCCGCCATGGGCGGCACGGTTTCATCGACGGCCGGCGGTGCACCGTCCATACCACCGATTAGCACAATGCCACCGCACACGGTACCCGGCAGCACCAATACGACGACGACAGCGATGGCTGGCGGCGCTGGTGGGCCAGGTGCAGCTGCAGCCAATCGCAATGCTGAAGCCCTTATGGCTAGTCTTCTAAATACGGGCCAAACGGGCGCCTATCCCGGTGCGCCCGGCCAGACGGCGGTCAATAGCTCCTCGCTTCTAGATGGCAGTACAGCCGCAGtagcggcggcggcagcagcagtagctgcagcggcggcggcgggaGGTGCAGCGGGAGccgctggaggagcaggaacaaTACCAGCAGTTGCCGTCAATGCCGCCAACGCCGTTCAGGCCTATGTGAATGCGGGCGTCAGCGTCGGAGTCGACGCCGTGATACCGCCTCAGCAGCCCGCCAAAATAAAGAAGGGCGTCAAACGGAAGGCGGACACAACCACGCCGACGGCCAATGCCTTTGAATCCCCGTACGCGCAAATGGACTCCAAATCGGCGAAGATTGCGACGCGGCGGGAGTCGAATCGTCAG GATCTTACATTCCAGGGCTCGGGATACAATATGTCGCCGCTTGGCGTCTCCGGAGTGCCCGGACTTGGCGGTCTAGTTGCCGGCGGCGTGGCTGGTGTTGCGGTGGCCAAGAACAAGGAGAAGCTGTCGGATGCGCTCAAGTCGTGCAACGAAATCCTCAAGGAGCTCTTCTCGAAGAAGCACTCGGGCTATGCTTGGCCGTTCTACAAGCCAGTGGACGCGGAAATGCTTGGCCTGCATGACTACCACGACATCATTAAGAAACCAATGGATCTGGGGACAGTCAAGCGGAAAATGGACAATCGCGAGTACAAGAGCGCGCCGGAATTCGCCGCCGACGTGCGATTAATATTCACCAACTGCTACAAGTACAATCCGCCAGATCACGATGTTGTGGCCATGGGTCGCAAGCTGCAGGACGTATTTGAGATGCGCTATGCCAACATCCCCGATGAGCCGGTGGCCAATGCGGCCCACCATCATGGACATGGCCACGGGCATGGTCACGGCCACGGCCACAGTCACGGTCATGGTcacggacatggccatggTCATGGATACGGCGGCTCCTCCTCACTCAAGCACGATGCCAGCGATTCGTCCAGCGAGGACTCCAGCGACACCGAGAACGAATCAAACTCGGATGAGGAGCGCAGCGCTAAGCTGAAGATGCTCGAGTCTAAGCTGCTCGGTCTGCAGGAGGAGATACGCAAGCTGTCAGAGGAGGCCTCCGCCAAAAAGAAGGCGAAGAAAAAACTCAAGGAAAAGAAGAAGTCAATGGGCGGCGGATCAGGCTCCGGTTCGGCCTCGCACCATGGTCACGCCCCGGGCGGCGGTGCAAATGCTGGCGGAGCAGGCGGTCCCGGATCCGGCGGCCATGGGAGCGTTTCCGTGCCAGGCGGTGTCGGTGCCTTGGGTGCCGGCGGAGCGGGCGGCGCTAATCTCAACGCGCTGCTCAGTGGTTCGTTGGTTGGCCATGGCGGAGCAGCCGTCGCAGGCGGCGTTCCCAATGTGGGTGCGTTGCACAGCCAGGTTCACGACGTGGCCATGGCATTTAGCCAGCTGGCGGGCGGCGGTGCCGCGGCCGGTGCTGGCTTTGGTGCCGGTGTgacagcagcaggagcatcGTCGGGCGGCAAGGCGGGCACCCTGGCCGGCGCTCTGGCAGCGGGCGCAGCGGCAGGTGCCGGCGGTACGACGGCTGGCAGCGGTAAAGGTGCTAAGAGCAAGGGCGGACGTGGCGCAAAGGGCAGCGGAGCCGGCGGCGTTGGAGCCAGCAATAATGCGGCTGCGGGCAATGCGGCTGGTGGCGCAGCGGGAGCTGCAGCGGGCGCTGGATCTGTGGGAGGTGTTGGCGGTGCTGGAGCAGCGGGCGGCGGCAATGCCTCCAAGCGGGCCAAGGGCAGCAGTTCGGCGGGCGCTGGCGGTGGTGTTGGTGGCGCGAATGCCAGCACCGGTGGCGCCGGCGCGCGCGGCAGCAGCAAGAAGAAACCTAGCCAGGTGATGAACTTTGActccgaggaggaggacaCGGCCAAGCCAATGTCGTATGATGAGAAGCGCCAGTTGTCGCTCGACATCAACAAGTTGCCAG GTGACAAGCTGGGCCGTGTGGTTCACATTATCCAGAATCGGGAGCCATCGCTGCGTGACTCCAACCCCGATGAAATAGAGATCGACTTTGAGACGCTGAAGCCGTCGACGCTGCGCGAGCTAGAAAGCTATGTGGCGTCGTGTTTGCGCAAAAAAACACGTAAGCCATATT ATAAAAAGCCGTCTGGCAAGTCGAAGGACGAGCAGATGGCCGAGAAGaagcaggagctggagaagcGCCTGCAGGACGTCACCGGCCAACTGGGGGCAAGCAAGAAAACCGCCAAGAAAG ATGAGTCCGCTTCGAACAAGGTCGAGGCAGTGCAGCCGGCGAATCCCGTGTCGTCGAGTTCCAGTTCCAGCGATTCGTCGTCGTCGAGTTCGAGTGATAGCAGTTCGAGTGACTCGAGCGACAGTGAAGCAGGTTAG